One genomic window of Muntiacus reevesi chromosome 4, mMunRee1.1, whole genome shotgun sequence includes the following:
- the IQCF6 gene encoding IQ domain-containing protein F6 isoform X2 — MDTQNLEKAAIKIQSWWRGNMVRRTLLHAALRAWVIQCWWRSMQAKMLEQRRRLALRLYTCQEWAVVKMQAQVRMWQARRRFLQARQAACIIQSHWRWHASQTRGLIRGRYEVRASRLELDIEILMT, encoded by the exons ATGGACACACAAAAT TTAGAGAAGGCAGCCATAAAGATTCAGTCATGGTGGCGTGGCAACATGGTACGCCGGACGTTACTGCATGCAGCACTCAGGGCCTGGGTCATCCAGTGCTGGTGGAGGTCGATGCAGGCCAAGATGCTGGAGCAAAGACGGCGCCTGGCACTAAGACTCTACACCTGCCAGGAATGGGCAGTGGTGAAGATGCAGGCACAGGTTCGCATGTGGCAGGCCCGCAGACGGTTTCTCCAGGCACGCCAAGCGGCCTGCATCATCCAGTCTCACTGGCGCTGGCATGCCAGCCAAACCCGAGGCCTGATCCGGGGTCGCTATGAGGTCAGGGCCAGCCGGCTAGAGCTCGACATCGAAATCCTCATGACCTAG
- the IQCF6 gene encoding IQ domain-containing protein F6 isoform X1 — MGPRNKNQLEKAAIKIQSWWRGNMVRRTLLHAALRAWVIQCWWRSMQAKMLEQRRRLALRLYTCQEWAVVKMQAQVRMWQARRRFLQARQAACIIQSHWRWHASQTRGLIRGRYEVRASRLELDIEILMT; from the exons ATGGGGCCCAGAAATAAGA ATCAGTTAGAGAAGGCAGCCATAAAGATTCAGTCATGGTGGCGTGGCAACATGGTACGCCGGACGTTACTGCATGCAGCACTCAGGGCCTGGGTCATCCAGTGCTGGTGGAGGTCGATGCAGGCCAAGATGCTGGAGCAAAGACGGCGCCTGGCACTAAGACTCTACACCTGCCAGGAATGGGCAGTGGTGAAGATGCAGGCACAGGTTCGCATGTGGCAGGCCCGCAGACGGTTTCTCCAGGCACGCCAAGCGGCCTGCATCATCCAGTCTCACTGGCGCTGGCATGCCAGCCAAACCCGAGGCCTGATCCGGGGTCGCTATGAGGTCAGGGCCAGCCGGCTAGAGCTCGACATCGAAATCCTCATGACCTAG